In Jejubacter calystegiae, the following are encoded in one genomic region:
- a CDS encoding ABC transporter permease: MMPRCYNRVTLLLCALMLLSLALPFVSYAPNRLVSGEPLTLFAVPGGPALWLLPGLGGLLALAFVVQRPRTLGLTLLWGEVLFLLLLLQLGRSADELARQGSAIARTSPGGGFWLLMALCLLLCHDATRRLTRRPLLRWLLQAQIWLLPLLMLAVGRFDELSLLKEYANRRMVFQDAFWRHLLLVAGTLIPALLIGVPLGLWCRRRPGLRGPVFTLLNIIQTIPSVALFGLLIAPLAGLSRAWPWLGEIGVSGTGLAPALIALVLYALLPLTRSVVAGLDQTPRQVMESARGMGMSGSRIFWQVEAPLAAPVLLRGIRLVAVQTVGMGTIAALIGAGGFGALVFQGLLSSALDLVLLGVIPVIALAVLVDGLFNLIISNLKAITDD; encoded by the coding sequence CTGATGCCTCGCTGTTATAACCGCGTCACCCTGCTGCTGTGCGCCCTGATGCTCCTGTCGCTGGCGTTGCCGTTTGTCAGCTACGCTCCTAATCGGCTGGTTTCCGGCGAGCCGCTCACGCTGTTTGCCGTGCCCGGCGGCCCGGCCCTTTGGCTGTTGCCCGGGCTGGGGGGACTGCTGGCGTTGGCCTTTGTCGTCCAGCGCCCTCGCACCCTGGGGCTGACCCTGCTGTGGGGCGAAGTGCTGTTTCTGCTACTGCTGTTGCAGCTTGGCCGTAGCGCCGATGAACTGGCCCGCCAGGGGAGCGCCATTGCCCGGACCTCGCCGGGCGGTGGTTTCTGGCTGCTGATGGCTCTCTGCCTGCTTCTGTGTCACGACGCCACGCGACGCCTGACCCGACGTCCGCTGCTGCGCTGGCTGTTACAGGCGCAAATCTGGCTGTTGCCGCTGCTGATGCTGGCGGTCGGTCGCTTCGATGAGCTGTCTCTACTTAAAGAGTACGCCAACCGGCGGATGGTGTTCCAGGACGCCTTCTGGCGCCACCTGCTGCTGGTGGCCGGCACCCTGATTCCGGCGCTGCTTATCGGTGTGCCGCTGGGGCTGTGGTGTCGGCGTCGTCCCGGACTGCGCGGTCCGGTATTTACCCTGCTCAATATTATCCAGACCATCCCCTCCGTGGCGCTGTTCGGGTTACTGATTGCGCCGCTGGCGGGGCTGTCACGCGCCTGGCCGTGGCTGGGGGAAATCGGGGTCTCCGGCACAGGCCTGGCTCCGGCGCTGATTGCCCTGGTACTTTATGCGCTGCTGCCGCTGACCCGTAGCGTAGTGGCCGGGCTGGATCAAACGCCGCGTCAGGTCATGGAAAGCGCCCGCGGTATGGGGATGTCCGGCTCCCGGATCTTCTGGCAGGTGGAAGCGCCGCTGGCGGCACCGGTGTTACTGCGCGGGATCCGCCTGGTGGCCGTACAGACGGTGGGTATGGGCACCATCGCCGCGCTTATCGGCGCCGGAGGTTTTGGGGCGCTGGTGTTCCAGGGGCTGCTTAGTAGCGCGCTGGATCTGGTGCTGCTGGGGGTGATCCCGGTGATTGCCCTGGCGGTGCTGGTGGACG
- the dld gene encoding D-lactate dehydrogenase — protein sequence MSPTATRNSAELINELTRHVGHSHILTEPAKTARYRRGFRSGEGNALAVVFPGSLLELWRVLKACVDADAIILMQAANTGLTEGSTPSGNDYDREIVIISTLRLDKLQLLDNGEQVLAFPGTTLYTLEKALKPLGREPHSVIGSSCIGASVIGGICNNSGGSLVQRGPAYTEMALFARIDEQGKLTLVNHLGIELGETPEQILGRLDDERVRPEDVRHDQRQASDHSYSDRVRDVEADTPSRYNANPEKLFEASGCAGKLAVFAVRLDTFPAEKQQEVFYIGTNQPEVLTEIRRHILANFKHLPVAGEYMHRDIYDIAEVYGKDTFLMIDKMGTDKMPFFFTMKGRTDALLERVPFVKPHFTDRFMQKLSTLFPAHLPPRMKSWRDKYEHHLLLKMAGDGIHEAREWLSQYFREAEGDFFACTAEEGAKAFLHRFAAAGAAIRYHAVHTEEVEDIVALDIALKRNDRDWFEQLPPEIDSQLVHKLYYGHFMCYVFHQDYIVKKGVDPHAVKDQMLALLRERGAQYPAEHNVGHLYEAPESLRTFYKANDPTNSMNPGIGKTSKLKYWGECGCGQNHDPAAHKEA from the coding sequence ATGTCACCTACAGCGACCCGCAACAGCGCTGAGCTCATCAATGAACTGACCCGTCACGTTGGTCATTCCCATATTCTCACCGAACCGGCCAAAACCGCCCGTTACCGACGGGGTTTCCGTTCTGGCGAAGGAAATGCGCTGGCGGTGGTTTTTCCGGGTAGCCTGCTGGAACTGTGGCGGGTGCTGAAGGCCTGTGTGGATGCCGATGCCATTATTCTGATGCAGGCCGCCAACACTGGCCTGACCGAAGGTTCGACCCCCAGTGGCAACGACTACGATCGAGAGATCGTCATCATCAGCACCCTGCGTCTGGATAAACTTCAACTGCTGGATAACGGCGAGCAGGTGCTGGCCTTCCCGGGTACCACGCTCTACACCCTGGAAAAGGCCCTGAAGCCGCTGGGCCGTGAACCGCACTCGGTGATCGGATCCTCCTGCATTGGCGCTTCGGTGATTGGCGGCATCTGCAATAACTCCGGCGGCTCGCTGGTACAGCGCGGCCCGGCCTATACCGAAATGGCTCTGTTCGCCCGCATTGATGAACAGGGTAAGCTAACTCTGGTGAACCACCTGGGCATTGAGCTGGGGGAAACGCCGGAGCAGATTCTTGGCCGTCTGGACGACGAACGGGTGCGCCCCGAAGACGTTCGGCACGACCAGCGTCAGGCCTCTGACCATAGCTACAGCGATCGGGTGCGCGATGTCGAAGCCGATACGCCATCACGCTATAACGCCAACCCTGAAAAACTGTTCGAAGCCTCCGGCTGCGCCGGTAAGCTGGCGGTTTTTGCCGTGCGTCTGGACACCTTCCCGGCGGAAAAACAGCAGGAAGTGTTCTACATCGGCACCAATCAGCCGGAAGTACTGACCGAAATCCGCCGCCATATTCTGGCTAACTTTAAGCATCTGCCGGTGGCTGGTGAGTACATGCACCGCGATATCTACGATATTGCAGAGGTTTACGGCAAAGACACCTTCCTGATGATCGATAAGATGGGCACCGACAAAATGCCCTTCTTCTTCACCATGAAGGGGCGGACCGATGCATTGCTGGAACGTGTGCCTTTCGTGAAACCCCACTTTACCGACCGCTTTATGCAAAAGCTAAGCACTCTGTTCCCGGCCCATCTGCCGCCGCGGATGAAGAGCTGGCGTGATAAATATGAACATCACCTGCTGCTGAAGATGGCGGGCGATGGCATTCACGAGGCCCGGGAGTGGCTTTCACAGTACTTCCGTGAAGCGGAGGGAGACTTCTTTGCCTGTACCGCCGAAGAGGGTGCCAAAGCCTTCCTGCACCGCTTTGCCGCTGCCGGCGCCGCAATACGCTACCATGCGGTACACACCGAGGAGGTCGAGGATATCGTAGCGCTGGATATCGCCCTGAAGCGCAACGATCGCGACTGGTTCGAGCAGCTACCGCCGGAGATCGACAGCCAGCTGGTGCATAAGCTCTACTACGGTCACTTTATGTGTTATGTCTTCCATCAGGACTATATCGTGAAGAAAGGGGTGGATCCCCATGCGGTCAAGGATCAGATGCTGGCGCTGCTGCGTGAGCGCGGCGCTCAGTATCCGGCAGAGCATAACGTCGGCCATCTGTACGAAGCGCCGGAAAGCCTGCGTACCTTCTATAAGGCCAACGACCCGACCAACAGCATGAATCCCGGTATCGGCAAGACCAGTAAGCTGAAGTACTGGGGCGAGTGCGGGTGTGGACAGAATCACGACCCCGCCGCTCATAAAGAGGCGTAA
- the bglX gene encoding beta-glucosidase BglX, which translates to MKWLCSVGVAVGLALQPALADDLIGNHPMTPQARDAFVSDLLKKMTTDEKIGQLRLISVGPDNPKEAIRDMIKEGQVGAIFNTVTRPDIRAMQDQAMSLSRLKIPLFFAFDVLHGQRTIFPISLGLASTFNLDTVRTVGRVSAYEAADDGLNMTWAPMVDVSRDPRWGRVSEGFGEDTYLTSVMGRAMVEAMQGKSPAERYSVMTSVKHYAAYGAVEGGKEYNTVDMSPQRLFNDYLPPYKAGLDAGSGGVMVALNSINGTPATSNSWLLKDVLRKEWGFKGITISDHGAIKELINHGVASDPRDAVRVALNAGVDMSMSDEYYSKYLPELVKSGEVSMETLDDATRHVLNVKYDMGLFNDPYNHLGPKESDPKNTNDESRLHREEARAVARESLVLLKNRLETLPLKKSGTIAVVGPLADSQRDIMGSWSAAGVKEQSVTVLQGMKNVAGDKASILYAKGASITDDKGMIDFLNLYEKAVPEEKRTPQQMIDEAVATAKQADVVVAVVGESQGMAHEASSRTSIGIPESQRRLIAAMKDTGKPLVLVLMNGRPLSLVRENQQADAMLETWFAGTEGGNAIADVLFGDYNPSGKLPMSFPRSVGQIPVYYNHLNTGRPYNADRPNKYTSRYFDEANGALFPFGFGLSYTTFSVSDVSLSAPTMTHDGKLTASVTVNNTGKREGAMAVQMYLQDVTATMSRPVKELKAFKKVTLKPGESQTVSFPIDVNALKFWNAQMKYDAEPGKFRVYIGQDSARVKQAEFELK; encoded by the coding sequence ATGAAATGGCTTTGTTCTGTAGGCGTTGCCGTGGGGCTGGCGCTTCAGCCAGCGTTGGCTGACGATTTAATCGGTAATCACCCCATGACCCCGCAGGCGCGGGATGCGTTTGTCAGCGATTTGCTAAAGAAGATGACCACGGATGAGAAGATTGGTCAGCTAAGGCTTATCAGTGTCGGTCCGGATAATCCGAAAGAAGCCATACGTGACATGATCAAAGAGGGCCAGGTCGGGGCGATTTTTAATACCGTGACCCGGCCGGATATCCGCGCCATGCAGGACCAGGCGATGTCCCTCAGCCGCCTGAAAATTCCGCTGTTCTTCGCCTTCGATGTGCTCCACGGTCAACGCACTATTTTCCCCATCAGTCTGGGCCTGGCGTCCACCTTTAACCTGGATACGGTCAGAACCGTGGGGCGGGTATCGGCTTATGAAGCGGCGGACGATGGTCTGAATATGACCTGGGCACCCATGGTCGATGTTTCGCGCGATCCGCGCTGGGGGCGGGTGTCTGAAGGCTTTGGTGAAGATACTTACCTGACTTCCGTGATGGGGCGCGCCATGGTCGAGGCGATGCAGGGCAAAAGCCCGGCGGAGCGCTATTCGGTGATGACCAGCGTTAAGCACTATGCCGCCTACGGCGCAGTTGAAGGCGGTAAAGAGTACAACACGGTGGATATGAGCCCCCAGCGTCTGTTCAATGACTACCTGCCGCCCTATAAGGCCGGTCTGGATGCCGGAAGCGGTGGGGTGATGGTGGCGCTTAATTCCATCAACGGAACGCCCGCTACCTCTAATAGCTGGCTGCTGAAAGATGTGCTGCGTAAAGAGTGGGGCTTTAAGGGGATTACGATTTCCGATCACGGTGCCATTAAGGAGCTGATTAATCACGGCGTTGCCAGCGATCCGCGGGATGCGGTGCGGGTGGCGCTCAATGCTGGCGTCGATATGAGCATGAGCGACGAGTACTACAGCAAATATTTGCCGGAGCTGGTGAAGAGCGGCGAAGTCTCTATGGAAACTCTGGACGACGCGACCCGTCACGTGCTGAACGTGAAATACGATATGGGGCTGTTTAACGACCCCTATAATCATCTGGGTCCCAAAGAGTCCGATCCAAAAAACACCAACGACGAAAGTCGTCTGCATCGCGAAGAGGCGCGGGCCGTCGCTCGTGAAAGTCTGGTGCTGCTGAAAAACCGGCTGGAGACGCTGCCGCTTAAAAAGTCTGGCACCATCGCGGTGGTGGGACCGCTGGCGGACAGTCAGCGCGATATTATGGGTAGCTGGTCGGCGGCCGGAGTAAAAGAGCAGTCGGTGACCGTACTGCAGGGCATGAAGAACGTGGCCGGAGATAAGGCTTCGATCCTGTATGCCAAAGGCGCCAGTATCACCGACGACAAAGGCATGATTGACTTCCTGAACCTGTACGAAAAAGCGGTACCGGAAGAGAAGCGCACGCCGCAGCAGATGATCGATGAAGCGGTAGCGACAGCGAAGCAGGCCGATGTGGTGGTGGCCGTGGTGGGGGAATCCCAGGGGATGGCCCATGAAGCGTCCAGCCGTACCAGCATTGGCATTCCGGAAAGCCAGCGTCGGCTGATAGCGGCCATGAAGGACACCGGCAAGCCGCTGGTACTGGTGCTGATGAACGGGCGCCCGCTCTCGCTGGTGCGGGAAAACCAGCAGGCCGACGCTATGCTGGAAACCTGGTTTGCCGGGACCGAAGGGGGAAATGCTATCGCCGATGTGCTGTTTGGCGACTATAACCCTTCCGGTAAGCTGCCGATGTCGTTCCCGCGCTCGGTGGGACAGATTCCGGTCTACTACAACCATCTGAACACCGGACGACCCTATAATGCCGATCGTCCGAACAAATACACCTCGCGCTACTTCGACGAAGCTAACGGCGCGCTGTTCCCGTTCGGCTTTGGCCTGAGTTACACCACTTTCTCGGTATCGGATGTGAGTCTGTCGGCGCCGACCATGACCCACGACGGTAAACTGACCGCCAGCGTTACGGTGAATAATACCGGTAAGCGGGAAGGGGCGATGGCGGTGCAGATGTACTTGCAGGATGTGACCGCCACCATGAGCCGTCCGGTGAAAGAGCTAAAGGCCTTTAAAAAGGTGACTCTGAAGCCGGGTGAAAGTCAGACCGTTAGTTTCCCCATCGACGTTAATGCGCTGAAGTTCTGGAACGCGCAGATGAAATATGACGCCGAGCCGGGTAAATTCCGGGTGTACATCGGTCAGGATTCCGCCCGGGTCAAACAGGCGGAATTTGAACTGAAGTGA
- a CDS encoding DedA family protein — MDINNLISHYGYAALVIGSLAEGETITLLGGVAAHQGLLKFPLVVAAVALGGMIGDQLLYLVGRRFGNGLLKCFPRHQKQIARARSMINHRPWLFVIGTRFMYGFRIIGPILIGASRLPPRIFLPLNILGAIVWATLFSALGYLGGEVIAPWLHKFDQHIKHLVWLLLVIALVWLVRIWLKRRSARESKDNNAG; from the coding sequence ATGGATATTAATAATTTAATCAGCCACTACGGCTACGCTGCGCTGGTGATTGGCAGTCTGGCGGAAGGCGAAACCATCACTCTGCTCGGCGGCGTGGCCGCACATCAGGGGCTGCTTAAGTTTCCGCTGGTGGTGGCCGCAGTCGCGCTCGGTGGGATGATCGGCGATCAGCTCCTCTATCTGGTAGGGCGCCGCTTCGGTAATGGCCTGCTGAAGTGCTTTCCACGCCATCAAAAACAGATTGCCCGGGCGCGCAGTATGATTAATCATCGCCCCTGGCTGTTCGTCATCGGCACCCGCTTTATGTACGGTTTCCGGATCATTGGTCCGATCCTGATTGGCGCCAGCCGCCTGCCGCCGCGCATCTTCCTGCCGCTCAATATTCTGGGCGCGATAGTCTGGGCCACTCTGTTCAGCGCGCTGGGTTACCTGGGCGGCGAGGTGATTGCCCCCTGGCTGCACAAATTCGATCAGCATATTAAGCATCTGGTCTGGCTGCTGCTGGTGATTGCCCTGGTGTGGCTGGTGCGTATCTGGCTGAAACGGCGCAGTGCGCGCGAAAGCAAGGATAACAACGCGGGCTGA
- the osmF gene encoding glycine betaine ABC transporter substrate-binding protein OsmF yields the protein MKIGKWQGWAVALGLMLSAASAGAAQPVTVGSKIDTEGSLLGNIILQVLESHGVKTVNKLQLGTTPVVRGAITAGELDIYPEYTGNGALFFKDQQDPVWKDPTKGYQKVKNLDAQKNKLIWLTPASANNGWTIAVRQELAQDNKLKSMADLSRYLKEGGEFKLAASAEFIERQDALPAFEKAYGFKLKPDQLLSLAGGDTAVTLRAAAQQTSGVNGAMAYGTDGPVAALGLQTLSDPQRVQPVYAPAPVVREAVLKEYPQMAQWLDPVFRALDEKTLQQLNAKIAVEGVDAKQVAAQWLRDKGLAGAQG from the coding sequence ATGAAAATCGGGAAATGGCAGGGATGGGCAGTGGCGCTGGGATTGATGCTGAGCGCGGCTTCGGCTGGCGCGGCGCAGCCGGTTACGGTGGGGTCCAAAATCGATACTGAAGGTTCGCTGTTAGGTAATATTATTTTGCAGGTGTTGGAAAGCCACGGTGTGAAAACCGTTAATAAACTGCAGCTTGGCACTACGCCCGTGGTGCGCGGCGCCATTACTGCCGGTGAACTGGATATCTACCCGGAATATACCGGTAACGGCGCGCTGTTCTTTAAAGATCAACAGGATCCGGTGTGGAAAGATCCCACAAAGGGTTACCAGAAAGTCAAAAATCTCGATGCGCAGAAAAACAAGCTGATCTGGCTGACGCCCGCATCGGCCAATAACGGCTGGACCATTGCGGTACGCCAGGAGCTGGCTCAGGATAACAAACTGAAATCTATGGCGGATCTCAGCCGCTATCTGAAAGAGGGCGGTGAATTTAAACTGGCGGCCTCGGCGGAATTTATCGAACGTCAGGATGCGTTACCGGCCTTTGAAAAAGCCTATGGCTTTAAACTTAAGCCCGACCAGCTACTGTCGCTTGCCGGGGGCGACACCGCAGTGACCCTGCGGGCGGCGGCGCAACAGACCTCTGGCGTGAATGGCGCTATGGCCTACGGCACCGACGGCCCGGTAGCGGCGCTGGGCTTGCAAACCCTGAGCGATCCTCAGCGGGTTCAGCCTGTCTATGCTCCGGCTCCGGTGGTACGTGAAGCGGTACTTAAGGAATATCCGCAGATGGCGCAGTGGCTGGATCCGGTGTTCCGGGCGCTGGACGAGAAAACGCTCCAGCAGTTGAATGCGAAGATCGCCGTAGAAGGGGTCGATGCAAAGCAGGTCGCCGCCCAGTGGCTGCGAGATAAAGGACTGGCAGGCGCTCAGGGCTGA
- the pbpG gene encoding D-alanyl-D-alanine endopeptidase, with protein MPKLRLSLFSLALMLAVPFAPSTAAATTSAAASHAATPQIASGSAMLVDLATNKTIWSSHPDVVRPIASVSKLMTAMVVLDAKLPLNEKLSVDISHTPEMKGVYSRVRLGSQISRHDMLLLALMASENRAAASLAHHYPGGYDAFIRAMNAKAKALGMTHTHFVEPTGLSESNVSTARDLTKLLIASQRYPLLGNLSTTVEDTATFSHPAYSLPFRNTNHLVRRSGWNIQLTKTGFTNAAGHCLVMRTTINGRRVALVLMDAFGKYTHFADASRLRTWLETGEVKPVPAAALAYKKERAGQIAEN; from the coding sequence ATGCCGAAACTCCGTCTTTCCCTGTTCAGCCTTGCGCTGATGCTAGCTGTTCCTTTTGCGCCTTCCACTGCCGCTGCCACGACCAGCGCTGCCGCTTCCCATGCCGCCACGCCGCAGATTGCCTCTGGCAGCGCCATGCTTGTGGATCTGGCGACCAATAAGACCATCTGGTCGAGCCATCCTGATGTGGTGCGGCCTATCGCTTCGGTTTCTAAGCTGATGACCGCGATGGTGGTGCTGGATGCGAAGCTGCCGCTTAACGAAAAGCTGTCAGTGGACATCAGCCATACGCCGGAGATGAAAGGGGTCTATTCCCGGGTACGATTAGGTAGCCAGATCAGCCGTCACGATATGCTGCTACTGGCGCTGATGGCCTCGGAAAACCGCGCCGCTGCGAGCCTGGCGCACCACTATCCCGGCGGCTATGACGCTTTTATCCGCGCCATGAACGCCAAAGCGAAAGCCCTGGGCATGACCCATACCCATTTTGTGGAGCCCACCGGGCTTTCCGAAAGCAACGTCTCCACCGCCCGAGACCTGACTAAACTGCTGATCGCCAGCCAGCGCTATCCGCTGCTGGGCAATCTGAGCACCACGGTGGAAGACACCGCCACCTTTAGCCATCCCGCCTACAGTCTGCCGTTCCGTAACACCAACCACCTGGTGCGTCGCAGCGGCTGGAATATTCAACTGACTAAAACCGGCTTTACCAACGCAGCCGGCCACTGTCTGGTGATGCGCACTACCATTAATGGCCGCCGGGTGGCGCTGGTGTTGATGGACGCTTTCGGCAAATATACCCACTTTGCTGACGCCAGCCGCCTGCGCACCTGGCTTGAAACCGGCGAGGTAAAACCGGTGCCTGCCGCCGCGCTGGCCTATAAAAAAGAGCGTGCGGGACAGATCGCGGAAAATTGA
- a CDS encoding Yip1 family protein yields the protein MNHVWGLFSHPDREMQTIKRENETVSHHYLHHVLIMAAIPVICAFIGTTQIGWNFGADNYLQLSLGTGIGLAVLFYALMLAGVAVMGRVIWWMARNYPQRPSLARCMVFAGYVATPLFLSGIVALYPLVWLCVLVGTIALCYTGYLLYVGIPTFLNITRDEGLSFSSSTLAIGVLVLEVLLALTVVLWGYGYRLF from the coding sequence ATGAACCATGTCTGGGGGCTGTTTTCCCATCCCGATCGTGAAATGCAGACCATTAAGCGTGAAAACGAAACGGTATCGCACCACTATCTGCACCACGTGCTGATTATGGCGGCGATTCCGGTGATTTGCGCCTTTATCGGCACCACGCAGATTGGCTGGAACTTTGGCGCGGACAACTACCTTCAGCTGTCGCTGGGGACCGGGATTGGGCTTGCCGTACTGTTCTACGCCCTGATGCTGGCCGGGGTGGCGGTCATGGGGCGGGTCATTTGGTGGATGGCGCGCAACTATCCGCAGCGTCCTTCTCTGGCGCGCTGTATGGTGTTCGCCGGTTATGTGGCGACGCCGCTGTTTCTGAGCGGCATTGTGGCGCTCTATCCTCTGGTCTGGCTCTGCGTGCTGGTAGGCACCATCGCGTTGTGCTACACCGGCTATCTGCTGTACGTGGGGATCCCCACCTTCCTGAATATCACCCGCGATGAAGGGTTGAGCTTCTCCAGTTCGACCCTGGCGATTGGCGTACTGGTGCTGGAGGTACTGCTGGCCCTGACGGTCGTGCTGTGGGGCTACGGATATAGATTATTCTGA
- a CDS encoding MBL fold metallo-hydrolase produces MKTLMALMVLTASAAAQAATSQTAYGLKLGDWQVTAVSDGSAKVPLEKLMKNIHPDTLRQRLAAAGEPSPTPTAINAFVIDTGKQRILVDTGAGSLMGKSSGLLVDNLRAAGIAPQSINTILLTHIHADHSGGLQRDGQLLFPNATVWVDKKDVDFWLNPAHGDEVTEAERHTFEESRRSFAPVQAAGKLRTFNAPAQLPEGIKAVAAPGHTPGSVMYRVTRGGKTLVLWGDIIHAAAVQFALPDVAIRFDVDSGQAVETRRRILEQIADEGDLVAAPHIAFPGLGHVVHQGSAFQWQPL; encoded by the coding sequence ATGAAAACGTTAATGGCGTTGATGGTACTGACTGCTTCCGCAGCCGCTCAGGCCGCGACCTCGCAAACGGCATATGGCCTTAAACTGGGGGACTGGCAGGTGACCGCCGTCTCTGACGGCAGCGCTAAGGTGCCACTGGAAAAGCTGATGAAGAATATTCACCCCGATACTCTGCGCCAGCGTCTGGCGGCGGCGGGGGAACCTTCGCCCACCCCGACGGCGATTAATGCTTTTGTGATTGATACCGGGAAGCAGCGCATCCTGGTCGATACCGGAGCCGGTTCGCTGATGGGGAAAAGCAGCGGTCTGCTGGTGGATAATCTACGGGCCGCCGGGATTGCGCCGCAAAGCATTAATACCATCCTGCTGACCCATATTCACGCCGACCATTCCGGTGGGCTACAGCGCGACGGACAGTTGCTGTTTCCGAATGCCACGGTATGGGTCGATAAGAAAGATGTCGATTTCTGGCTCAATCCGGCCCACGGCGACGAGGTGACGGAAGCCGAGCGCCACACCTTTGAAGAGTCACGCCGCTCGTTTGCGCCGGTACAGGCGGCCGGAAAGTTGCGAACCTTTAACGCACCGGCGCAACTTCCTGAAGGCATCAAGGCCGTGGCGGCGCCGGGGCATACGCCAGGCAGCGTCATGTATCGGGTGACCCGGGGCGGTAAGACTCTGGTGTTGTGGGGGGATATTATCCACGCCGCCGCCGTACAGTTTGCGCTGCCTGATGTCGCGATTCGCTTCGATGTGGATAGTGGTCAGGCGGTAGAGACCCGCAGGCGAATACTGGAACAGATTGCCGATGAAGGCGACCTGGTGGCCGCGCCTCATATTGCCTTCCCGGGGTTGGGCCACGTGGTGCATCAGGGCAGCGCCTTTCAGTGGCAGCCGCTTTAA
- a CDS encoding class I SAM-dependent methyltransferase, whose translation MTQNVYDDPQFFAGYATLDRSTQGLEGAPEWPSLRALLPTLTGKCIADLGCGYGWFCRYAREAGAASITGFDVSQKMLEQARAMTPDDVIAWQHADLETLTLPENSLDLVWSSLTLHYLKAIPALFSTIHQALVPGGMLIFSAEHPIYTAPLAPGWGSDAEGRRSWPVNHYQQEGERVNHWFNADVRKQHRKLATWINLVLASGLELIHLDEWGPTAEQIAAAPQLAEEADRPMFFLLAARRPYN comes from the coding sequence ATGACCCAGAATGTCTATGACGATCCGCAATTTTTTGCGGGTTATGCCACCCTTGACCGTTCGACTCAGGGGCTGGAAGGCGCTCCTGAGTGGCCTTCCCTGCGCGCCCTGCTGCCGACTCTTACCGGAAAGTGTATTGCCGATCTCGGCTGCGGTTACGGCTGGTTCTGCCGCTATGCCCGGGAAGCGGGGGCCGCCAGCATCACCGGTTTCGATGTCTCACAGAAAATGCTGGAACAGGCCAGGGCCATGACGCCAGACGACGTTATCGCATGGCAGCATGCCGATCTGGAAACGCTGACGCTCCCCGAAAATTCGCTGGATCTGGTCTGGAGCTCCCTGACCCTGCACTATCTGAAAGCAATTCCGGCGCTGTTTTCCACCATCCACCAGGCGCTGGTTCCCGGTGGTATGCTGATCTTTTCCGCCGAGCATCCCATCTATACCGCACCGCTGGCGCCGGGCTGGGGCAGCGATGCCGAAGGGCGCCGCAGTTGGCCGGTTAACCACTACCAGCAGGAAGGCGAACGGGTCAACCACTGGTTTAACGCCGATGTCAGAAAGCAGCACCGCAAACTCGCCACCTGGATAAACCTGGTGCTGGCCAGCGGCCTTGAGCTGATTCATCTCGATGAATGGGGCCCAACGGCGGAGCAAATTGCCGCCGCGCCCCAGCTCGCCGAAGAGGCCGATCGCCCGATGTTTTTCCTGCTGGCCGCTCGTCGTCCTTACAATTAA